A window of the Butyricimonas faecalis genome harbors these coding sequences:
- the rimP gene encoding ribosome assembly cofactor RimP, with product MKSTEEIKDIIETILQGTDLFLVDLKVSSENSIEVYIDSLKGINVDSCVTLSKQLDAKLDRDVEDFELTVSSAGIGYPFKVPQQYEKNLGNQVEVKLQNGEKLQGILKSHSNTGIVIECEEKVAVEGKKKKSVVKVEKEIHFTDIKEVKDIVVF from the coding sequence ATGAAAAGTACAGAGGAAATAAAAGACATTATTGAAACAATACTGCAAGGGACAGATTTGTTTCTGGTGGACTTGAAAGTATCTTCGGAAAACTCGATCGAGGTCTACATCGACTCTCTGAAGGGCATTAACGTGGATTCCTGCGTGACCCTCAGCAAACAATTGGATGCCAAATTGGATCGAGATGTTGAAGATTTCGAGTTAACCGTTTCGAGCGCCGGGATCGGTTATCCCTTCAAAGTTCCCCAACAATACGAGAAAAACCTAGGGAACCAAGTAGAGGTAAAACTGCAAAACGGGGAAAAATTACAAGGAATATTAAAATCCCATTCCAACACGGGGATCGTGATCGAATGTGAAGAAAAAGTCGCCGTGGAAGGAAAAAAGAAAAAAAGCGTTGTCAAAGTGGAGAAAGAGATTCATTTTACAGACATAAAGGAGGTTAAAGATATTGTTGTTTTCTAA
- the lpxD gene encoding UDP-3-O-(3-hydroxymyristoyl)glucosamine N-acyltransferase, giving the protein MEFKAKDIAALLGGVVDGDPEISVNNVSKIEEGKPGTLAFLANPKYEHYIYTTQASIVLVNKTFEPAHEYSCTLIRVESAYDAIATLLQMYDEMKPKPVGIEQPSYISDSATIGEKPYIGAFVYIGRGAKIGNNVKIYPQAYIGDGVVIGDNTIIYAGVKIYTGCVVGKSCILHAGVVLGADGFGFVPEGDHYKKIPQIGNVLLEDDVEIGANTCVDRATMGSTIIKKGVKLDNLVQIAHNVVVGGNTVIAAQTGIAGTTKVGENCVFGGQVGIVGHLTIGAGTQIGAQSGITSNVPEKSVLRGSPAFDFPKYQKCYVVFRKLPELYGQIKDLEKEVNNLKSK; this is encoded by the coding sequence ATGGAGTTTAAAGCAAAGGACATAGCAGCTCTATTAGGTGGGGTTGTCGATGGCGACCCCGAGATTTCTGTAAATAACGTATCTAAGATAGAGGAAGGGAAGCCGGGGACATTGGCTTTTTTAGCTAATCCTAAATACGAACATTATATTTACACGACGCAGGCGTCGATCGTGTTAGTCAATAAAACATTTGAACCCGCGCATGAATATTCTTGTACTTTGATCCGGGTAGAATCGGCTTATGACGCCATTGCAACATTATTGCAAATGTATGATGAAATGAAGCCGAAACCAGTAGGAATCGAACAACCTTCTTATATCAGTGATAGTGCCACGATCGGGGAAAAGCCTTACATCGGGGCATTTGTATATATAGGGAGAGGTGCGAAAATCGGGAATAACGTGAAAATATATCCCCAGGCCTATATCGGTGATGGTGTCGTTATTGGGGATAACACGATTATTTATGCCGGGGTAAAAATTTACACGGGATGCGTGGTCGGGAAATCCTGTATCCTCCATGCCGGAGTGGTACTGGGAGCCGATGGATTCGGTTTTGTTCCGGAAGGGGATCATTATAAAAAAATTCCGCAAATTGGTAACGTGCTCTTGGAAGATGACGTGGAGATTGGGGCGAACACTTGTGTCGATCGGGCAACCATGGGGTCGACGATTATTAAAAAGGGAGTAAAACTAGATAATTTAGTCCAGATTGCACATAATGTCGTGGTTGGCGGCAACACGGTTATTGCAGCTCAGACCGGTATTGCCGGGACGACGAAAGTCGGGGAGAATTGTGTGTTTGGCGGCCAAGTGGGTATTGTTGGTCATTTAACGATAGGGGCTGGAACCCAAATCGGTGCACAGAGTGGTATTACTTCCAACGTGCCTGAGAAGTCCGTGTTGCGCGGATCTCCAGCATTTGATTTCCCGAAATACCAAAAGTGTTATGTCGTATTCCGTAAATTACCGGAACTCTACGGGCAAATAAAGGATTTAGAGAAAGAGGTGAATAATTTAAAATCAAAATAA
- a CDS encoding bifunctional UDP-3-O-[3-hydroxymyristoyl] N-acetylglucosamine deacetylase/3-hydroxyacyl-ACP dehydratase, giving the protein MSVKQRTLKSEFSLNGKGLHTGKHVTATFKPAEENFGYRIRRMDLEGTPEIPALAEYVKLMDRASCLEKDGVCVFTMEHAMAALYGCGIDNCLIELSGEEFPILDGSAKYYVEEIEKVGLEEQNAERRYFTVKEQMEFCSEDGLTKITLLPDSEYNVNLVVAYDSPYLQMQYATYSDKTTDFAKEIAPCRTFVFLREVEMLLQHNLIKGGDLENAIVIVDREISQEEADRLAKLFNYDSIEIKQGILNNLTLYFDNEPARHKLLDIIGDLALCGRFIKGRVIAERPGHKANTTLAKKMCKAIAQAEREDVRPDIDTSAEPLMDVNKVRALLPHRPPFLLVDKIYEVTDDIVIGCKNVTMNEPFFVGHFPEEPVMPGVLIVEAMAQCGGILVLNQVEDPENYSTYFVKIDGIKFRHKVVPGDTLVFKLVKIAPIRRGIVTMRGYAFVGKTLVCEVGEFMAQVAKTKK; this is encoded by the coding sequence ATGTCAGTGAAGCAAAGAACTTTAAAGAGTGAATTTTCTTTGAATGGTAAAGGCTTGCACACGGGAAAACACGTGACTGCAACCTTTAAGCCGGCTGAAGAGAACTTTGGTTATCGAATCCGTCGGATGGATTTGGAGGGAACTCCGGAAATTCCGGCTTTGGCGGAATATGTTAAATTAATGGATCGTGCCAGCTGTCTTGAGAAAGACGGTGTGTGCGTGTTTACAATGGAACATGCGATGGCTGCTCTTTATGGATGTGGGATTGACAACTGTCTGATAGAACTAAGCGGGGAGGAGTTCCCGATTTTAGACGGTAGTGCGAAATATTACGTGGAAGAGATCGAGAAAGTTGGGCTCGAAGAGCAAAATGCGGAGAGACGATACTTCACCGTAAAAGAACAAATGGAATTTTGTAGCGAGGATGGGTTGACGAAGATCACGTTGTTGCCGGATTCGGAATACAACGTGAACTTGGTGGTTGCTTACGATTCTCCTTATCTGCAGATGCAGTATGCAACCTATTCCGATAAAACGACGGATTTTGCGAAAGAAATCGCTCCTTGTCGGACGTTTGTTTTCTTGCGTGAAGTGGAGATGCTTTTGCAGCACAATTTGATCAAAGGGGGGGACTTGGAAAATGCAATTGTAATCGTTGATCGCGAGATCTCACAGGAAGAAGCAGATCGATTGGCAAAATTGTTTAACTACGATTCGATAGAGATAAAACAAGGCATCTTGAATAATCTGACCTTGTATTTTGATAACGAGCCGGCTCGTCATAAATTGTTGGATATCATCGGCGATTTGGCTTTGTGTGGGCGTTTCATTAAAGGACGTGTTATCGCGGAGAGACCCGGACACAAGGCAAATACAACCTTGGCGAAAAAAATGTGCAAGGCGATTGCACAAGCGGAAAGAGAGGATGTTCGCCCCGATATCGACACGAGTGCAGAACCGTTGATGGATGTGAACAAGGTGAGAGCGTTGTTGCCCCATCGTCCGCCGTTCTTGCTGGTAGACAAGATTTATGAGGTAACGGACGACATCGTGATCGGCTGCAAGAACGTGACCATGAACGAACCGTTCTTCGTGGGGCACTTCCCGGAAGAGCCGGTGATGCCGGGGGTACTTATCGTGGAGGCTATGGCGCAATGCGGTGGTATCTTGGTATTGAATCAAGTGGAAGACCCGGAGAATTACTCCACGTATTTCGTGAAAATAGATGGAATCAAATTCCGTCATAAAGTTGTTCCGGGCGATACGCTGGTCTTTAAGCTAGTGAAAATTGCTCCTATCCGTCGCGGGATCGTGACGATGAGAGGGTACGCTTTTGTCGGTAAAACGTTAGTTTGTGAAGTGGGTGAATTCATGGCCCAGGTTGCAAAAACGAAAAAATAG
- the lpxA gene encoding acyl-ACP--UDP-N-acetylglucosamine O-acyltransferase, protein MKQPLAYVHPEAQIADNVVIEPFVTIDKNVVIEEGTRIGSNVTILEGARIGKNCKIFPGAVISAIPQDLKFRGEKSIVVIGDNTTIRECATINRGTAAKGITKVGNNCLIMAYVHIAHDCEIGDNCIITNACQLAGEVVVDDFAIIGGMSAVHQFVHIGRHVMIQGGSLIGKDVPPYVKAGRLPLSYAGVNSIGLRRRGFVNEKINEIQDIFRILFQSGLNNSDAVERIEAEMPASKERDEIIMFVRNSKRGIMKGYMG, encoded by the coding sequence ATGAAACAACCGTTAGCTTATGTTCATCCTGAAGCTCAGATCGCGGATAACGTGGTCATCGAGCCATTTGTGACGATTGATAAGAATGTTGTCATTGAGGAGGGAACAAGAATTGGTTCGAATGTCACAATTTTGGAAGGTGCGCGCATCGGAAAAAATTGTAAAATCTTCCCGGGTGCAGTGATTTCTGCCATTCCTCAAGACCTCAAATTCAGAGGTGAAAAATCGATTGTCGTGATTGGCGATAATACCACGATTCGGGAGTGCGCTACTATAAACAGAGGTACGGCCGCTAAGGGAATAACTAAAGTCGGGAATAATTGTTTGATCATGGCTTATGTGCATATCGCGCATGATTGTGAAATCGGGGATAATTGTATTATTACCAATGCCTGCCAGTTAGCCGGAGAGGTAGTGGTGGATGATTTTGCAATTATCGGCGGAATGTCTGCCGTACATCAATTTGTACACATCGGACGCCATGTGATGATTCAAGGAGGTTCTTTGATCGGTAAAGATGTTCCTCCCTACGTGAAAGCGGGAAGACTACCCTTGTCCTATGCCGGAGTAAACTCTATCGGCTTACGTCGCCGCGGGTTTGTAAATGAAAAAATCAACGAGATTCAAGATATATTCCGGATTCTTTTCCAATCCGGCTTGAATAACTCTGATGCTGTTGAAAGAATCGAGGCAGAGATGCCGGCTTCAAAAGAACGCGATGAGATCATCATGTTCGTACGCAACAGTAAACGAGGCATTATGAAAGGATACATGGGATAA
- the pckA gene encoding phosphoenolpyruvate carboxykinase (ATP), producing MAKLDLSIYGITDVKEILHNPSYEELYKAETDPKLEGYEKGYLTELGAINVMTGIYTGRSPKDKFFVKNEASEESVWWTSDEYKNDNKPCSEEAWADLKAKAVKQLSGKKLYVVDTFCGANAGTRLKVRFIMEVAWQAHFVKNMFIRPTEEELANYGEPDFVSFNAAKAKVENFKELGLNSETATVFNLKTKEQVILNTWYGGEMKKGIFSIMNYLNPLRGIASMHCSANTDMEGKNTAIFFGLSGTGKTTLSTDPKRLLIGDDEHGWDDEGVFNYEGGCYAKVINLSKEAEPDIYNAIKRDALLENVTVDANGKIDFNDKSVTENTRVSYPIYHIKNIVKPISKGPAAQQVIFLSADAFGVLPPVSILTPEQTKYYFLSGFTAKLAGTERGITEPTPTFSACFGAAFLSLHPTKYAEELVKKMEKSGAKAYLVNTGWNGTGKRISIKDTRGIIDAILDGSIDKAPTKTIPFFNFEVPTALPGVDPNILDPRDTYSNASEWETKAKDLSERFIKNFKKFEGNEAGKALVAAGPKL from the coding sequence ATGGCAAAATTAGATTTAAGTATTTATGGAATCACGGATGTGAAAGAGATCCTTCACAATCCCTCATATGAAGAATTGTACAAGGCAGAGACAGACCCGAAACTGGAAGGGTACGAAAAAGGATATTTGACCGAACTTGGCGCGATTAACGTAATGACCGGAATCTACACCGGACGTTCACCGAAAGATAAATTCTTTGTAAAGAACGAGGCCAGCGAGGAATCCGTATGGTGGACTTCTGACGAATACAAGAACGACAACAAACCTTGCTCGGAAGAAGCATGGGCAGATTTGAAGGCCAAAGCCGTGAAACAATTGTCCGGCAAAAAATTGTACGTGGTTGACACCTTCTGCGGGGCCAATGCAGGAACCCGTTTGAAAGTTCGTTTCATCATGGAAGTTGCATGGCAGGCTCACTTCGTGAAGAATATGTTCATCCGTCCGACGGAAGAAGAATTGGCAAATTACGGGGAACCGGATTTCGTTTCTTTCAACGCTGCTAAAGCTAAAGTTGAAAACTTCAAAGAATTAGGTTTGAACTCCGAAACGGCGACCGTATTCAACTTGAAAACCAAAGAGCAAGTGATCTTGAACACTTGGTATGGTGGTGAGATGAAGAAAGGTATCTTCTCTATCATGAACTATTTGAACCCGTTACGCGGAATCGCATCCATGCACTGCTCTGCCAACACGGACATGGAAGGTAAAAATACCGCTATCTTCTTCGGTCTGTCAGGAACCGGTAAAACCACCCTGTCAACTGACCCGAAACGTCTTTTGATCGGTGACGACGAACACGGATGGGACGATGAAGGCGTGTTCAACTACGAAGGCGGATGCTACGCTAAAGTGATCAACTTGAGCAAGGAGGCAGAACCGGACATCTACAACGCCATCAAACGGGATGCTTTGTTGGAAAATGTTACTGTCGATGCCAACGGGAAGATCGACTTCAATGACAAATCAGTTACCGAGAACACGCGTGTTTCTTACCCGATCTATCACATCAAGAATATCGTGAAACCGATCTCTAAGGGCCCAGCTGCTCAACAAGTGATTTTCTTGTCAGCAGACGCGTTCGGAGTATTACCCCCGGTATCTATCCTGACCCCGGAACAAACGAAATACTATTTCTTGTCCGGATTCACGGCAAAATTAGCCGGAACGGAAAGAGGAATTACCGAACCGACTCCTACTTTCTCTGCTTGTTTCGGAGCTGCATTCTTATCTTTGCACCCGACGAAATATGCAGAAGAGTTAGTAAAGAAAATGGAAAAATCCGGAGCAAAAGCTTACTTGGTAAATACCGGATGGAACGGTACCGGCAAACGTATCTCCATTAAAGATACCCGCGGTATTATCGATGCTATTTTGGATGGCTCTATCGATAAAGCCCCGACCAAAACCATCCCGTTCTTCAATTTCGAAGTTCCGACCGCATTACCGGGAGTCGATCCGAATATCCTTGATCCTCGCGACACGTACAGCAATGCCAGCGAATGGGAAACTAAAGCAAAAGACTTGTCTGAACGTTTCATCAAGAACTTCAAAAAGTTCGAAGGGAACGAGGCCGGAAAGGCTTTGGTTGCCGCTGGGCCGAAATTATAA
- a CDS encoding DNA alkylation repair protein, with protein sequence MLQNIMFEATILFFYSYFCPRIKVQIFSFTLNKQDEVMEVFPIDKKTEQLFNEVCRRIFRLQNGRSLDSMERIGADTRGQIGASYLSLKNLAGQYQPDLRLAQLLWGTKKREEQIVACFLFPIQELITEKITQLLQHCYNFEIAEYFGTLVLSKRENVEQMVNEYLNSDQPYLQITALTAIGRSRIDRKLNSPFTDSYILNIDRNKFADINVQKVYDRVSICLRE encoded by the coding sequence ATGCTACAAAACATAATGTTCGAGGCCACGATTTTATTTTTTTATAGCTACTTTTGCCCGCGTATAAAAGTGCAGATATTTTCATTTACTTTAAATAAACAGGACGAGGTGATGGAAGTTTTCCCGATAGATAAAAAAACAGAGCAACTCTTCAATGAAGTCTGCCGAAGAATATTCCGGTTACAAAACGGAAGAAGTCTTGACAGCATGGAGCGGATAGGAGCCGACACGCGGGGACAGATTGGGGCAAGTTACCTCTCTCTTAAAAACCTGGCCGGACAATACCAGCCCGATTTAAGATTGGCACAACTATTGTGGGGAACAAAGAAGCGAGAAGAACAAATCGTTGCCTGTTTTTTATTCCCGATTCAAGAGTTGATTACAGAAAAAATTACTCAATTGTTACAACACTGTTACAACTTCGAGATCGCGGAGTATTTCGGGACTCTGGTTCTTTCAAAACGGGAAAACGTGGAACAAATGGTAAATGAATATTTAAATTCCGATCAGCCCTATCTCCAAATTACGGCCCTAACCGCCATCGGTCGGAGCCGGATTGATCGCAAATTAAACTCCCCATTTACCGATAGTTACATTCTAAACATAGATCGTAACAAGTTCGCGGATATAAACGTACAAAAGGTATATGACCGTGTAAGTATATGCTTGAGAGAATAG
- a CDS encoding S9 family peptidase: MIKCFLWFVPCFFVLAGFAQKANYKEAERFMRGNAEKLVGSTKVSPHFLKESDKFWYSYKTGDGTRYYFVDPKAKVHRELFDREFMTAEISKYTHGPVNYKELPVHALTFKEDEKTLKFEVDTFRFEYNIYTNRLVKIDSARKKPSKTPRKSNGLVGTYSPDSTYIVYAKSHNLYMLSVKDSVETQITTDGALKYSYTYDDTDTTSQRVSARVTWFENSERFYVRRSDRRKIKTLYVVNNLSSRPTLNEYEYVMAGDQEVQHEELFLVDTADKKLIKVPVEKWPDQTLRLFTPGKKVNSLYFLRKKRTCDEIDFCKVDLKTGDVKVLINEVSKPYFNNDFFHLSLLNEGEDIIWWSERTGHGHFYHYDGEGNLKNAITSGDWTAGKMIKIDTVGRTIYFGAYGQKKGACPYYARVNKARIDGNGQVEMLTPEQATHEAYFSKSGRYFVDNYSRADLEPRSVLRDNKGKVIMELASPDLTRLYETGWKMPEPFTVKAADGHTDLYGFMWKPFDFDSSRHYPIISYVYPGPQTEAIPLEFSVTAAYNVGLAQVGFVVVTFGHRGGSPMRDKWYHTFGYNNLRDYPLADDKCGIEQLADRFSFIDKSKVGIFGHSGGGFMSTAALCTYPDFYTAAVSSAGNHDNNIYNQWWGETHHGVQEIKSFEKKTVKDSVTGKDTTISVEKIKFETRIPTNIELAKNLKGYLMLVTGDVDNNVHPANTLRMADALLKAGKNFDLVILPGQSHGFMGIQQAFYQRKMWFHFAKHLLGDYSSDQFREIDAYMRL, from the coding sequence ATGATCAAATGTTTTTTATGGTTTGTGCCCTGCTTCTTCGTGTTGGCCGGGTTCGCGCAGAAAGCCAATTATAAGGAAGCCGAACGTTTTATGCGTGGCAACGCGGAGAAACTCGTGGGGTCCACGAAAGTAAGTCCTCACTTTTTGAAAGAAAGTGATAAGTTTTGGTATAGTTATAAAACGGGCGATGGTACCCGTTATTATTTCGTCGACCCGAAGGCCAAAGTACATCGGGAATTATTCGATCGCGAGTTCATGACAGCCGAGATCAGCAAGTACACCCACGGACCGGTGAATTACAAGGAATTACCCGTGCATGCATTGACTTTCAAGGAAGACGAGAAAACATTGAAGTTTGAGGTGGATACATTCCGTTTCGAGTATAATATTTATACGAATCGTCTGGTGAAAATCGATTCTGCCCGGAAGAAACCGAGTAAAACTCCCAGGAAATCGAACGGGCTGGTAGGGACGTATTCTCCGGATAGTACTTATATCGTTTACGCGAAAAGTCATAACCTCTACATGCTTTCCGTGAAAGATTCCGTGGAAACCCAGATCACGACGGATGGAGCGTTAAAATACTCTTATACTTATGATGATACGGATACAACGAGCCAACGGGTATCTGCCCGGGTGACTTGGTTCGAGAATTCGGAACGTTTTTACGTGCGCCGCTCGGACCGGAGGAAAATCAAAACACTTTATGTCGTTAATAATCTGAGTTCTCGTCCGACGTTGAACGAGTACGAATACGTGATGGCCGGAGATCAGGAGGTGCAACACGAGGAGTTGTTCCTGGTGGACACGGCCGATAAGAAATTGATCAAAGTGCCGGTTGAGAAATGGCCGGACCAGACATTGAGGTTGTTTACTCCCGGGAAAAAGGTCAACAGTCTTTATTTCTTGCGTAAAAAGAGAACTTGTGACGAGATCGATTTTTGTAAGGTAGATTTGAAAACGGGGGATGTAAAGGTGTTGATTAACGAGGTCAGCAAACCTTATTTCAATAATGATTTCTTCCATCTTTCTTTGTTGAACGAAGGGGAAGATATTATTTGGTGGTCGGAGAGAACGGGACACGGACATTTCTATCATTACGATGGCGAAGGGAATCTGAAGAATGCAATTACCTCGGGGGACTGGACAGCCGGAAAGATGATAAAAATAGACACCGTGGGACGCACCATTTATTTCGGGGCTTACGGGCAAAAGAAGGGGGCATGTCCCTACTATGCCCGGGTGAACAAAGCCCGGATCGACGGGAATGGTCAGGTGGAGATGCTGACTCCCGAACAGGCCACTCATGAGGCTTATTTCTCGAAGTCGGGACGTTATTTCGTGGATAATTATTCCCGGGCAGATTTGGAGCCACGGAGCGTGTTGCGGGACAACAAGGGGAAGGTGATCATGGAACTGGCATCACCCGATCTGACCCGGCTTTACGAGACGGGGTGGAAGATGCCGGAGCCTTTCACGGTGAAGGCTGCCGACGGGCACACGGATTTGTACGGCTTTATGTGGAAACCTTTTGATTTCGATTCAAGCCGGCATTATCCGATTATTTCATATGTTTACCCCGGACCGCAAACCGAGGCAATCCCGTTGGAGTTTTCCGTGACGGCAGCTTATAATGTCGGGCTGGCACAAGTCGGTTTCGTGGTGGTTACTTTCGGGCACCGGGGAGGAAGTCCGATGCGGGATAAATGGTATCACACGTTCGGGTATAATAATTTGCGGGATTACCCGTTGGCAGATGATAAATGTGGTATCGAACAGTTGGCTGATCGTTTTTCTTTTATCGATAAATCCAAGGTGGGTATTTTCGGGCATTCCGGTGGCGGCTTCATGTCTACCGCGGCTTTGTGTACTTATCCCGATTTCTACACGGCGGCTGTTTCGTCGGCGGGAAATCATGACAATAATATTTATAACCAGTGGTGGGGAGAGACTCATCACGGGGTTCAGGAGATTAAATCTTTCGAGAAGAAAACCGTGAAAGATTCCGTTACGGGTAAAGATACCACGATTTCCGTGGAGAAGATAAAGTTTGAAACGAGAATCCCGACAAATATTGAACTGGCAAAGAATTTGAAAGGGTATTTGATGCTGGTTACGGGTGATGTGGATAATAACGTGCATCCGGCGAATACCTTGCGCATGGCTGATGCTTTGTTGAAAGCGGGAAAGAATTTTGACTTGGTGATTTTACCGGGGCAATCTCACGGGTTTATGGGCATACAACAGGCTTTCTATCAACGGAAGATGTGGTTTCATTTCGCGAAACATTTGCTGGGGGATTATTCGTCCGATCAATTCCGGGAGATTGATGCTTATATGCGGTTGTGA
- a CDS encoding MFS transporter produces MTTKKKEKVKFSKAFWVANTVELLERAAYYGVFVVITLYLSNVLGFTDIQAATIAGVFSACLYLLPTFSGALADKIGFRKSMLLAFSLLSLGYLGLGLFPNFLASTGLVEYGYVTKFTGLQESGYRYGIIPIMILIIVGGSFIKSVISGTVAKETDEKSRARGFAIFYGMVNIGAFSGKVLVTPLRDAMGHEGMIVLNYFSAGMTFLALIAIYLFYKSDKHAGEGKTFGQIWTALVKVCTNGRLIVLILIITGFWMVQHQLYATMPKYVTRLAGESSAIGWYANVNPLVVVLTVNLITSLMRKKSALFSMTCGMFIMPISALCMASGNMLGGGEILGLHPVAFMMIVGIVFQGLAEVFISPRFLEYFSLQAPKGEEGMYLGFSHLHSFLSSIFGFGLSGFLLSKYCPARELFSNEADWMAASAHAHYIWYYFAAIALVSAVALIIYGKVVRRLDAKKA; encoded by the coding sequence GTGACAACAAAAAAGAAAGAGAAAGTAAAGTTTAGTAAAGCGTTTTGGGTTGCCAACACGGTAGAATTGTTAGAGCGTGCCGCTTATTATGGGGTATTTGTCGTGATCACGTTATATTTGAGTAACGTTTTGGGATTCACGGATATTCAAGCGGCCACTATCGCGGGAGTTTTTTCCGCTTGTTTGTATTTATTGCCGACATTTTCGGGTGCGCTTGCCGACAAGATCGGTTTTCGTAAGTCGATGTTATTGGCGTTTTCCTTGTTGTCGTTAGGTTATCTGGGATTGGGATTATTCCCGAATTTTCTGGCCTCGACGGGATTGGTTGAGTATGGTTACGTGACGAAGTTCACGGGATTGCAGGAAAGTGGTTATCGTTACGGGATTATCCCGATCATGATTCTGATTATCGTGGGGGGATCATTTATTAAGAGTGTGATCTCCGGTACGGTGGCCAAAGAGACGGACGAGAAAAGTCGGGCGAGGGGATTTGCTATTTTTTACGGGATGGTGAATATCGGTGCTTTCTCCGGGAAAGTGCTTGTAACCCCGTTGCGTGATGCCATGGGACACGAGGGAATGATCGTGTTGAATTATTTCTCCGCGGGAATGACTTTCCTTGCGCTGATCGCGATTTATTTGTTTTACAAGAGTGATAAACACGCCGGGGAAGGAAAAACTTTCGGGCAGATATGGACGGCGTTGGTGAAAGTTTGTACCAACGGACGGCTGATTGTTTTGATCTTGATTATTACCGGATTTTGGATGGTGCAACATCAATTGTATGCCACGATGCCGAAATACGTGACTCGTTTGGCGGGAGAGTCCAGTGCCATTGGTTGGTACGCTAACGTGAATCCGTTGGTGGTTGTGTTGACCGTGAATTTGATAACTTCGCTGATGCGTAAAAAGTCCGCCTTGTTCTCTATGACCTGCGGTATGTTCATTATGCCGATTTCGGCTTTGTGTATGGCCTCCGGGAATATGTTGGGCGGAGGTGAAATTCTTGGATTGCATCCGGTAGCCTTCATGATGATCGTGGGTATCGTGTTCCAGGGATTGGCTGAAGTGTTTATCTCTCCTCGTTTCTTGGAATATTTCTCTTTACAAGCGCCGAAGGGAGAAGAGGGAATGTATTTGGGTTTTAGTCATCTACACTCCTTCCTGTCATCCATTTTCGGGTTTGGTTTGTCCGGATTCTTGTTGAGTAAATATTGTCCGGCTCGCGAGTTATTTAGTAACGAGGCCGATTGGATGGCTGCTTCAGCACACGCGCATTATATTTGGTATTACTTTGCGGCAATCGCTTTGGTATCAGCCGTGGCTTTG